The Pseudosulfitobacter pseudonitzschiae genome includes a region encoding these proteins:
- a CDS encoding aspartate/glutamate racemase family protein — translation MSDAKPPRIALIHALEESVLPIRDAFVRLWPEALRADLLDASLSADLAASGGLDAAMIDRFVTLGRYAARGTGSDDTRAVLFTCSAFGPAIEAVKADLSIPVMRPNEAAFEQALDIGSRIALVVTFGPSLPALTRELEEMAAARGQSIKITSVLANGALTALKAGDGAGHDHAVLDACKNLGPQDAVVLGQFSLARAAQALTPHLSCPVITTPESAVRAMQRMIQRTTK, via the coding sequence ATGTCTGACGCCAAGCCACCCCGTATCGCGCTGATCCACGCGCTTGAGGAATCCGTGTTGCCGATCCGCGACGCCTTTGTCCGGCTCTGGCCCGAAGCGCTGCGCGCAGATCTGCTGGATGCGTCGCTGTCCGCCGATCTGGCCGCGTCGGGCGGGCTGGACGCGGCGATGATCGACCGGTTTGTCACGCTGGGCCGCTATGCCGCGCGCGGCACCGGCAGCGACGACACCCGCGCCGTGCTGTTCACTTGTTCGGCCTTTGGTCCCGCGATCGAGGCGGTCAAGGCCGACCTTTCCATTCCCGTCATGCGCCCGAATGAGGCCGCTTTCGAGCAAGCGTTGGACATCGGGTCGCGCATCGCACTGGTCGTGACCTTTGGCCCCTCATTGCCTGCCCTGACCCGCGAATTGGAGGAGATGGCTGCCGCGCGCGGGCAAAGCATCAAGATCACCTCCGTTCTGGCCAACGGCGCGCTGACAGCGCTCAAGGCTGGTGACGGCGCAGGTCATGACCACGCCGTGTTGGACGCTTGCAAAAACCTCGGGCCACAGGATGCCGTTGTGCTGGGCCAGTTCAGCCTTGCGCGGGCAGCACAGGCCCTGACGCCGCACCTGAGCTGCCCCGTTATCACAACACCCGAAAGCGCCGTGCGCGCCATGCAACGCATGATCCAAAGGACCACAAAATGA
- a CDS encoding aspartate aminotransferase family protein, whose translation MNDLPNLSLTKMDQMSLFHPVSSIHDVQQNGPQIYTSAQGVEVTRDTGQTLLDMGAGLWCVNVGYGRTELVQAGAEAMQQLSFQHFFGGASAEPTIRLADRLLGLFRDTVSGSDMARVFFGNSGSDANDTAVKLVTYYNNLRGKPAKKKIISRKGSYHGLTLASGSLTGINGYHTAFDLPMKGILHTSCPHYFAFGQDGESEAAFTDRLITEVEDMIASEGADTVAAFIAEPIMGTGGVLLPPEGYFAKLQEVLDRHDILLIADEVITGFGRTGQWFGCGTYGLRPDIVSLAKGLTSAYFPMSASIISNRMWEVFASASEKMGAVMHGFTYSGHPVGAAIALANLEVIETEGMVENSAKLGPVLLDALRDATKGNAHVGDVRGAGLMAGVEFAGFPAGSAPHKIVAKHATAAGVLTRALPFMPVTSFSPPLCVTEAEISEAANRYAKALAAATPELEALAS comes from the coding sequence ATGAATGACCTGCCCAACCTTTCGCTGACCAAGATGGACCAGATGAGCCTGTTTCATCCGGTCAGTTCGATCCACGATGTTCAGCAGAACGGCCCACAAATCTATACCTCGGCCCAAGGAGTCGAAGTGACTCGCGACACCGGACAGACCCTGCTGGATATGGGGGCGGGACTGTGGTGCGTGAACGTCGGTTATGGCCGCACCGAACTGGTGCAGGCCGGAGCCGAAGCGATGCAACAGCTTAGTTTTCAGCATTTCTTTGGCGGGGCTTCTGCCGAACCGACCATCCGTCTGGCAGATCGTCTGCTGGGTCTGTTTCGCGACACGGTGTCAGGATCGGACATGGCGCGGGTGTTCTTTGGCAACTCGGGATCGGATGCCAATGATACCGCGGTCAAACTGGTCACATATTATAACAACCTGCGCGGCAAGCCCGCCAAGAAAAAGATTATCTCGCGCAAGGGATCGTACCACGGCCTGACGCTGGCGTCGGGCAGTCTGACAGGGATTAACGGGTATCACACCGCATTCGATCTGCCGATGAAGGGCATTTTGCACACCAGTTGCCCCCATTATTTTGCCTTTGGTCAGGACGGCGAGAGCGAGGCGGCCTTTACCGATCGTCTGATCACCGAAGTTGAAGACATGATTGCCAGCGAGGGGGCCGATACGGTCGCCGCTTTTATCGCCGAACCGATCATGGGCACGGGTGGTGTACTGCTGCCGCCCGAAGGCTACTTTGCCAAGCTGCAAGAGGTTCTGGACCGGCACGACATTCTGTTGATCGCGGATGAAGTCATCACCGGCTTTGGCCGTACCGGCCAGTGGTTCGGCTGCGGCACCTATGGCCTGCGCCCCGACATCGTGTCTTTGGCAAAGGGGCTGACCAGCGCCTATTTCCCGATGTCAGCGTCGATCATTTCGAACCGGATGTGGGAAGTCTTTGCCAGTGCATCCGAGAAAATGGGCGCAGTGATGCACGGGTTCACCTACTCCGGCCACCCCGTCGGTGCGGCCATCGCGCTGGCCAATCTTGAGGTTATCGAGACCGAAGGCATGGTGGAAAACTCGGCCAAACTGGGGCCGGTTCTGCTGGACGCATTGCGTGATGCGACCAAGGGCAACGCCCATGTCGGAGACGTGCGCGGCGCCGGTCTGATGGCAGGTGTAGAATTCGCTGGTTTTCCTGCGGGCAGCGCGCCGCACAAGATCGTCGCAAAACACGCCACTGCAGCAGGGGTGCTGACCCGCGCGCTGCCCTTTATGCCTGTCACCTCGTTTTCGCCGCCGTTGTGCGTCACCGAAGCCGAGATTTCCGAGGCCGCAAACCGCTATGCCAAGGCATTGGCAGCGGCAACCCCCGAGCTTGAGGCGCTGGCATCGTGA
- a CDS encoding DUF3237 domain-containing protein yields the protein MRCIDLGARRPLGQPELVYRMAIRADLGPAEEFAASNGTTRAMFPIAGGVLRGAGIEGEIISGGADWALGQPDGSYAIEARYLIRLSDGTVVAITNAGLMVPQADGAFLGRTRASFEVPADAHDWLGKAVFFGTAMAEPKDDDHVYIELWEAVI from the coding sequence ATGAGATGCATTGATCTGGGTGCACGCCGCCCGCTGGGCCAACCTGAACTGGTGTATCGCATGGCGATCCGTGCGGACCTTGGGCCAGCGGAGGAATTTGCTGCCAGCAATGGCACAACACGTGCGATGTTTCCGATCGCGGGGGGCGTGCTGAGGGGGGCAGGGATCGAAGGCGAGATTATCTCGGGAGGTGCCGATTGGGCGCTGGGGCAACCGGACGGATCTTATGCGATCGAGGCGCGCTATCTTATCCGCCTGAGCGACGGCACCGTGGTGGCGATCACCAATGCGGGACTGATGGTGCCGCAAGCAGACGGGGCATTTCTGGGTCGCACCCGCGCGTCGTTCGAGGTGCCCGCAGACGCACATGACTGGCTGGGCAAGGCGGTGTTCTTTGGCACAGCAATGGCCGAGCCGAAGGACGACGATCACGTTTATATCGAATTGTGGGAAGCGGTCATCTGA
- a CDS encoding amidohydrolase — MATAEILIHNARVLTMDAAAPRAQAVAIASGKILAVGTLREVERFAGPETVRIDGENGSLLPGFVESHIHLFSGAYGRRLMQLATVAGFDALAETIQDYATANPDEGLLIGQGTPYDVLGDKGPMTRHVLDDILPDRPLIVMAFDFHTAWANTAALKAADLLQGRDVGAGNEVVLGKDGLATGELREKNAMMPVLHLRTSGGREMLGMSGLEPATPPTPEERAADIEVLKEGMRYCAAQGITAVHNMDGNRYLLELLHEIEQAGEMACRVEVPFHLTAEKPLSDLDHASQMRADFHSDMLKSGRVKVFVDGVLESGTAVLIDDYANRPGWKGEPIFDADTFAKAAVEIDRRGLQISVHAIGDGAVRIVLDGYEAAQKANGKRDSRHRIEHVEVIHPDDIPRFAELGVIASMQPPHPPGILDLPLEPGISAIGKARWPLAYAWRTLVDAGAPYCFSSDWPIVAIEPLIGIYAAQSRKPWADDTPDQRLTLDETLQAYTWRGAYAAFMENRTGRICPGMMADLVLLGGDIETTAPHKIPSLGPVLTICGGQITHQI; from the coding sequence ATGGCCACTGCCGAGATTCTTATTCACAATGCACGGGTTCTGACGATGGACGCCGCGGCGCCGCGCGCACAGGCCGTTGCCATAGCCAGTGGGAAAATTCTGGCGGTTGGCACGCTGCGCGAAGTCGAACGCTTCGCAGGCCCTGAAACCGTTCGCATTGACGGTGAAAACGGCAGCCTGTTGCCGGGTTTTGTTGAATCTCACATCCACCTGTTTAGCGGTGCCTACGGGCGGCGTTTGATGCAGCTTGCCACGGTGGCAGGTTTTGATGCGCTGGCCGAAACCATTCAGGACTATGCCACGGCAAACCCCGACGAAGGTCTGCTGATCGGTCAGGGCACCCCCTATGATGTTCTGGGCGACAAAGGGCCGATGACGCGACACGTGCTTGATGACATCCTGCCCGACCGACCGTTGATCGTAATGGCCTTTGATTTTCACACGGCGTGGGCAAACACCGCCGCGCTAAAGGCCGCAGACCTGCTGCAAGGGCGCGACGTAGGTGCGGGCAACGAGGTTGTTCTGGGCAAGGACGGGCTGGCCACGGGCGAGCTGCGGGAAAAGAACGCCATGATGCCGGTTCTGCACCTGCGCACCTCGGGCGGGCGGGAAATGCTGGGCATGTCGGGACTTGAGCCGGCCACGCCCCCCACCCCCGAAGAACGCGCCGCCGACATTGAGGTGCTGAAAGAAGGTATGCGTTATTGCGCGGCACAGGGCATCACCGCCGTGCACAACATGGACGGCAACCGTTATTTGCTGGAACTGCTGCATGAGATCGAACAGGCAGGCGAAATGGCCTGTCGCGTCGAGGTGCCATTCCACTTGACTGCGGAAAAGCCGCTATCCGATCTGGATCACGCCAGCCAGATGCGCGCGGACTTCCACAGCGACATGCTGAAATCCGGACGCGTCAAAGTTTTTGTCGATGGCGTTCTGGAAAGCGGCACGGCGGTGCTGATCGACGATTACGCCAACCGCCCCGGCTGGAAGGGCGAGCCGATCTTTGACGCAGACACCTTTGCCAAAGCGGCTGTCGAAATTGACCGGCGCGGGTTGCAAATCAGCGTTCATGCCATCGGGGACGGCGCTGTGCGCATCGTACTGGATGGCTATGAGGCGGCGCAAAAGGCCAATGGCAAGCGTGACAGCCGCCACCGGATCGAACACGTCGAGGTGATCCATCCGGATGACATTCCGCGCTTTGCCGAGCTGGGGGTGATCGCGTCAATGCAGCCTCCGCATCCGCCGGGCATTCTGGACCTGCCACTGGAGCCGGGCATTTCCGCCATCGGAAAAGCACGCTGGCCCTTGGCCTATGCGTGGCGTACGCTGGTCGATGCGGGCGCGCCCTATTGCTTTTCATCCGACTGGCCGATTGTCGCGATCGAGCCGCTGATCGGCATTTATGCAGCCCAAAGCCGCAAACCCTGGGCCGATGACACCCCCGATCAGCGTCTGACTCTGGACGAAACACTGCAAGCCTACACATGGCGCGGCGCATACGCGGCGTTCATGGAGAACCGAACGGGTCGCATTTGCCCCGGCATGATGGCGGATCTGGTGTTGCTGGGGGGCGATATAGAAACAACCGCCCCGCACAAAATCCCGTCGCTGGGGCCTGTTCTGACCATTTGTGGCGGTCAGATCACCCACCAGATCTGA
- a CDS encoding TetR/AcrR family transcriptional regulator: protein MTTPLPPDPHDPTATSLRDRKKAIRHDAILSHAKTLFTERGIDATTMADIADAADVSPPTVFNYFGNKDGILIALITEGTRNAFAHDVAMTPRVDTDFATILTDTLSSVSRGTLNIAGKRVWRYSEAAAIRHPNTELAREYARVDAHLRDALKTFVGCYDFTLRSADPADTDFLAELIFDIWNAAFFELIKDDALDLDTHDAHLSARLRPLVRLLFDDAFVANPVLKTKEG, encoded by the coding sequence ATGACGACGCCCCTCCCGCCAGACCCGCATGATCCGACCGCGACCAGCTTGCGTGATCGCAAGAAGGCAATTCGTCACGACGCGATTCTGAGCCATGCAAAAACCCTGTTCACCGAGCGGGGTATTGATGCCACGACGATGGCCGACATCGCGGACGCGGCAGATGTCTCGCCGCCAACCGTGTTCAATTATTTCGGCAACAAAGACGGCATTCTGATCGCTCTGATCACCGAAGGAACGCGCAATGCCTTTGCGCATGACGTGGCGATGACTCCGCGTGTCGACACCGATTTTGCCACGATTTTGACGGACACGTTGTCGTCGGTGTCACGGGGCACGCTGAACATCGCGGGCAAACGGGTCTGGCGCTACTCCGAAGCGGCGGCCATCCGGCACCCGAACACAGAGCTGGCCCGCGAATATGCACGCGTCGATGCCCATCTGCGGGACGCGCTTAAAACCTTTGTCGGGTGCTATGACTTCACTTTGCGAAGCGCAGACCCCGCCGACACCGATTTTCTGGCTGAACTGATCTTCGACATCTGGAACGCCGCATTCTTCGAGCTGATCAAGGACGACGCGCTTGACCTCGACACCCACGATGCGCACCTGTCCGCGCGTTTGCGTCCGCTGGTCAGACTATTGTTTGACGATGCGTTTGTTGCCAATCCCGTACTCAAAACCAAAGAGGGCTGA
- a CDS encoding ABC transporter ATP-binding protein: MIELRTVSKIYGVGAAAYQALQQTDLLIGEGEFFTLLGPSGCGKTTLLRMIAGFEAPSSGEIILDGKDITELPPSKRPVNTVFQNYALFPHMTVVQNIAFGLETLGKPRKEINATVDKMLALVQMEHLRDRRISALSGGQQQRVALARALAPRPRILLLDEPLSALDLKLRKEMQIELKRLQNQTGITFVFVTHDQEEALTMSDRIAVINAGTIRQIASPRELYEAPQDRFVADFIGESNYLDARIVTQVGQPDEVLIAGKHLFKNVTSQAGQGALSAMVRPEKICLGIPIEGSDCMCFEGVVSDIVYIGTDTQVHVMLDEGFDLVARLQNANPLLTKLGQGDRTQLSIPRDAVRLVHG; encoded by the coding sequence ATGATCGAACTAAGGACAGTGTCCAAAATCTATGGTGTTGGCGCGGCTGCGTATCAGGCGCTTCAACAAACCGACTTGCTGATCGGTGAAGGTGAATTCTTTACTCTTCTGGGGCCGTCAGGCTGCGGCAAAACCACGCTTTTGCGTATGATTGCGGGCTTTGAGGCACCAAGCAGCGGCGAGATTATCCTTGATGGCAAGGATATTACCGAACTGCCACCCAGCAAGCGTCCGGTGAACACGGTGTTCCAGAACTATGCGCTGTTTCCCCACATGACTGTGGTGCAAAACATCGCGTTCGGCCTGGAAACGCTGGGCAAGCCGCGCAAGGAAATCAACGCGACTGTCGATAAGATGTTGGCGCTGGTGCAGATGGAGCATTTGCGCGACCGCCGTATCTCTGCGTTGTCGGGCGGCCAGCAGCAACGTGTGGCGCTGGCCCGTGCCTTGGCTCCGCGCCCGCGCATCCTGTTGCTGGACGAGCCGCTTTCGGCGCTGGATCTGAAGCTGCGCAAGGAAATGCAGATCGAATTGAAACGCCTGCAAAACCAGACCGGCATCACCTTTGTGTTCGTGACACATGATCAGGAAGAGGCGCTGACAATGTCGGACCGCATCGCCGTGATCAACGCAGGGACCATTCGCCAGATTGCCAGCCCGCGCGAACTGTACGAAGCGCCTCAAGACCGGTTCGTTGCCGACTTTATCGGCGAAAGCAACTATCTGGACGCCCGCATTGTGACGCAGGTTGGCCAGCCCGATGAGGTGCTGATCGCAGGCAAGCATCTGTTCAAGAATGTGACCTCGCAGGCCGGTCAGGGTGCGTTGTCAGCTATGGTGCGTCCCGAGAAAATCTGTCTGGGCATACCGATCGAAGGGTCGGATTGCATGTGTTTCGAAGGCGTGGTCAGTGACATCGTCTATATTGGCACCGACACACAAGTGCATGTGATGCTGGACGAAGGCTTTGACCTAGTGGCCCGTTTGCAAAACGCAAACCCGTTGCTGACCAAGTTGGGGCAGGGCGATCGCACCCAACTGAGTATTCCGCGCGATGCAGTGCGGTTGGTTCACGGATGA
- a CDS encoding ABC transporter permease, whose product MTDAPHTLRRLSRAEAGQKRLDHRRRWFLSIPALAIITALSLVPMLIVLVFSFLEKDTYGGVVWNFSTAAWVEVFAQRDIFDGTLKLADAHFSIFWRSIKLSMITTALTLAIGVPIAYFIATRSRKARNIWLFAITIPFWTSLLIRTIAIMEIIRKDGILNATLQKVGVIDAPVQFLFSDFAIGLGMTYVYLPLMVLPVYASVERLDFNLLEACYDLYASRWTAFRRVVLPLIKPGVIAGSILVFVPSLGDYVTPRILGGGGNLMIGNLIELQFGQGRNWPLGAALSLTLMLMIVGILFYYASVTGKEESDNG is encoded by the coding sequence ATGACCGATGCACCGCACACCCTGCGCCGGTTGTCGCGTGCCGAAGCTGGCCAGAAGCGACTGGACCACCGCCGCCGCTGGTTTCTTTCAATCCCCGCGCTGGCCATCATCACCGCACTGTCACTGGTGCCGATGTTGATAGTTCTGGTGTTTTCGTTCCTTGAAAAAGACACCTATGGCGGCGTGGTCTGGAACTTTTCCACGGCCGCATGGGTCGAAGTTTTCGCACAGCGCGATATTTTTGATGGAACGCTCAAACTTGCCGACGCGCATTTTTCGATTTTCTGGCGGTCGATCAAATTGTCGATGATCACCACGGCGCTGACTTTGGCGATCGGGGTGCCCATCGCCTATTTCATTGCGACCCGCTCGCGCAAGGCGCGCAATATCTGGCTGTTTGCGATCACCATTCCGTTCTGGACCAGCCTGCTGATCCGCACGATCGCAATTATGGAAATCATCCGTAAAGACGGTATCCTGAATGCGACCCTGCAAAAAGTCGGCGTGATTGACGCGCCTGTGCAGTTTCTGTTCTCGGATTTTGCGATCGGCCTTGGCATGACCTATGTGTACCTGCCGCTGATGGTGTTGCCGGTCTATGCGTCGGTCGAACGGCTGGACTTCAACCTGCTCGAAGCCTGCTACGACCTGTATGCCAGCCGCTGGACGGCGTTTCGCCGCGTGGTTCTGCCGCTGATCAAACCCGGTGTGATTGCGGGGTCGATCCTCGTTTTTGTACCGTCGCTGGGCGACTACGTGACCCCGCGTATTCTGGGCGGCGGCGGCAATCTGATGATCGGCAACCTGATCGAGCTTCAGTTCGGTCAGGGCCGCAACTGGCCGCTGGGGGCCGCCCTGTCGCTGACACTGATGCTGATGATCGTGGGCATCCTGTTCTACTACGCCTCGGTGACCGGCAAAGAGGAGAGCGACAATGGCTAA
- a CDS encoding ABC transporter permease produces the protein MANSRARFDVSYLPGITPIALAGVLFLYAPLAVLVFYSFSAGDVLGHWEGFSWRWYSSALNNDLIRDAAGRSLLVAFIAASVGTVVATAAGLATTRSTTFKARKWIYLIISQPLMVPEIVLAVALLILFALIRSATGISGLGYMIAAHTTFCIPFAYMPIRARLEGMNTNIEAAAADLYAGPFVIFRRVTLPLLLPGIISGFMLAFVISLDDVVISQFVKSAGQETLPTYMLGQLRRGISPEVYAVSSMMLTLSVVLVTGFFLLSNKRD, from the coding sequence ATGGCTAATTCTCGCGCCCGTTTCGATGTCAGCTATCTGCCGGGTATCACACCAATCGCGTTGGCAGGTGTTCTGTTTCTCTACGCGCCCTTAGCCGTTCTGGTGTTCTATTCTTTCAGCGCAGGCGACGTTCTGGGCCATTGGGAGGGCTTTTCGTGGCGCTGGTATTCCAGTGCGCTGAACAACGACCTGATCCGCGACGCAGCGGGGCGGTCTTTGTTGGTGGCGTTTATCGCGGCCAGTGTCGGCACCGTTGTCGCCACGGCGGCGGGGCTGGCGACCACACGGTCGACCACATTCAAGGCCCGCAAGTGGATTTACCTGATCATCAGCCAACCGCTGATGGTGCCCGAAATCGTGCTGGCTGTGGCGCTGTTGATCCTGTTCGCGTTGATCCGCTCGGCCACGGGCATCAGCGGATTGGGCTATATGATCGCCGCGCACACGACGTTCTGTATTCCCTTTGCTTATATGCCGATCCGCGCGCGGCTTGAGGGGATGAACACCAACATCGAAGCGGCGGCCGCCGATCTTTATGCCGGCCCCTTCGTTATCTTTCGCAGGGTCACGCTGCCACTGCTGCTGCCGGGAATTATCAGCGGCTTCATGCTGGCTTTTGTCATTTCGCTGGATGACGTGGTGATCTCGCAATTCGTGAAATCGGCAGGGCAGGAAACTCTGCCCACGTATATGCTCGGTCAGCTGCGCCGGGGCATTTCGCCGGAAGTCTATGCCGTCTCCAGCATGATGCTGACGCTAAGCGTCGTGCTGGTCACAGGGTTCTTCCTGCTGAGCAACAAACGCGACTAA
- a CDS encoding extracellular solute-binding protein produces the protein MTYGTLLKASVAALALTTTTALAEGELNIFSWGNYTPPYLIEKFELAYDVKVTVTEYDSSDAAMAKVKAGGHGFDVVVPTHSFVPLWISEGLIEESRPDQMENFANVDPQWVDVDWDPGRRYTVPYQWGTTGILVHTGTYDGDINTSSVIFDTPGALKGQINVVPEMQDVMNIAIFYYGGEQCTEDLDLLRKVRDGMTQAKKDWIGIDYPAFEKFINEDILGSIFWNGASMRIRTDNDKFAYGYPKEGYPVWQDVVAVLADARNPENARLYQNFIMAPENAALISNFARYSNGILGSEEFMDPDLIGAPELVIPDDLVSAGHFTKLCAPETQELYTRIWTEIQK, from the coding sequence ATGACCTACGGAACACTTCTCAAGGCCAGTGTGGCGGCATTGGCACTGACCACCACAACGGCATTGGCCGAAGGTGAATTGAACATCTTTAGCTGGGGCAACTACACGCCGCCATATCTGATTGAAAAGTTCGAGCTGGCCTATGATGTCAAGGTTACGGTCACCGAATATGACAGCAGCGACGCGGCGATGGCCAAGGTTAAGGCGGGTGGTCACGGTTTCGACGTGGTTGTGCCGACGCACAGCTTTGTGCCGCTTTGGATCAGCGAAGGGCTGATTGAGGAATCCCGCCCCGACCAGATGGAGAATTTTGCCAACGTCGACCCGCAGTGGGTGGATGTCGACTGGGATCCGGGCCGTCGCTATACCGTGCCGTACCAATGGGGCACCACCGGTATTCTGGTTCACACCGGCACCTATGATGGCGACATCAACACCTCGTCGGTCATCTTTGACACGCCCGGCGCGCTCAAGGGGCAGATCAATGTTGTCCCCGAAATGCAGGACGTGATGAACATTGCCATTTTCTATTATGGTGGCGAACAATGCACCGAGGATCTGGACCTGCTGCGCAAGGTGCGCGACGGCATGACACAAGCCAAGAAAGACTGGATCGGCATTGATTATCCGGCCTTCGAGAAGTTCATCAACGAAGACATCCTCGGGTCGATCTTCTGGAATGGTGCATCTATGCGCATCCGCACCGACAATGACAAATTCGCCTATGGCTATCCCAAAGAGGGCTATCCGGTCTGGCAGGATGTGGTTGCGGTTCTGGCCGATGCGCGCAACCCCGAGAATGCGCGTCTGTACCAGAACTTTATCATGGCCCCTGAAAACGCAGCGTTGATTTCGAATTTTGCCCGCTACTCCAACGGTATTCTCGGTTCGGAAGAGTTCATGGACCCTGATCTGATTGGTGCACCCGAGTTGGTCATACCCGACGATCTGGTTTCGGCGGGACATTTCACCAAGCTGTGCGCGCCTGAAACGCAGGAACTCTATACCCGTATTTGGACTGAAATACAAAAGTAA
- a CDS encoding serine hydrolase domain-containing protein, translating into MTHKSSFATAAALGVAVGLAGAATAEENTNRWLTPTMITARAHMFSPQLNFMTFQHMDQMFATRTVAAGDKTWELPEKPVSLEGAYTILGETLDLEGALEKTSTNALLVIKDGAIVFERYRNGSGQNTQFLTFSVAKSYTSTLIGLALNDGLIDDLDDLVTKYLPEMVDSGYDGATIRDLLRMRSGVAWEERYEFGSETQLTKVHDNALVAYRYRWCDYAANESEKGASAPDEKFNYATLDTSVLGCIVERVTGRNGADYMSEKLWQPLGTQSDAYWIMDGPEDVGREFYGAGLAVTARDHARFGLMFLNGGIANGTQVLPEDWVTEATVPDEGYEPTEPGSPVGYQYQWWTETGTDVYMALGLHHQFIRVDPTNNTVIVKISYTAEPVGRDQENAELFGQITARLTQ; encoded by the coding sequence ATGACACATAAATCAAGTTTTGCCACCGCCGCAGCCCTTGGCGTTGCCGTCGGACTGGCGGGCGCTGCCACGGCCGAAGAGAACACCAATCGCTGGCTGACGCCCACGATGATCACAGCGCGCGCGCATATGTTTTCGCCGCAACTGAATTTCATGACGTTTCAACACATGGACCAGATGTTCGCCACGCGCACCGTCGCTGCGGGCGACAAAACATGGGAGTTGCCAGAGAAACCTGTGTCGCTCGAGGGTGCCTATACGATTCTGGGCGAGACATTGGATCTGGAAGGGGCGCTGGAAAAAACCAGCACCAACGCACTTCTTGTCATCAAGGACGGCGCGATCGTTTTCGAAAGATACCGCAACGGCAGCGGGCAGAACACGCAGTTTCTGACCTTTTCGGTGGCGAAATCCTATACCTCGACGTTGATCGGTCTGGCGCTGAATGACGGTCTGATTGACGATCTTGACGATCTGGTCACCAAATATCTGCCCGAGATGGTCGATAGCGGATATGACGGCGCCACGATCCGAGATCTGCTGCGGATGCGATCGGGTGTCGCGTGGGAAGAGCGCTATGAATTCGGAAGCGAAACCCAACTGACCAAGGTGCACGACAACGCGCTGGTCGCCTATCGCTATCGCTGGTGCGATTACGCAGCCAACGAGTCGGAAAAGGGGGCATCGGCGCCCGACGAAAAGTTCAACTATGCAACGTTGGACACCAGCGTTCTGGGCTGCATCGTTGAACGTGTGACCGGCCGTAACGGCGCGGATTATATGTCTGAAAAACTGTGGCAGCCGCTTGGAACGCAAAGCGATGCCTACTGGATCATGGACGGACCGGAAGACGTAGGCCGCGAGTTTTATGGCGCGGGTCTGGCTGTGACAGCGCGTGACCACGCGCGATTTGGCCTGATGTTCCTGAATGGCGGCATAGCCAACGGCACACAGGTTTTGCCCGAAGACTGGGTGACCGAGGCCACAGTGCCCGACGAAGGCTATGAGCCGACCGAGCCCGGCTCACCTGTGGGCTATCAGTACCAATGGTGGACCGAGACCGGCACGGATGTTTATATGGCGCTGGGGCTTCACCACCAGTTCATTCGCGTTGATCCGACCAACAACACGGTCATTGTCAAGATCAGCTATACGGCAGAACCGGTCGGCCGCGATCAAGAAAACGCGGAACTGTTCGGTCAGATCACCGCGCGGCTGACGCAATAA
- a CDS encoding PqiC family protein, which translates to MMTIKTGKISALCFVTLLAACASEVRVAAPQTAPETRIASRYSSLEVTEVTLPSYAAAEDIYFRAADGAISPTGTLWADLPSRSITLQLARDLGAITGVTVAPDPWPFRAFPAAKVDVRIEELLATAEGTFRLSGQFFIAPEADGRATAGAFAIEEPIVGKPTEAAAIAAARGRAVSKLAETIAQGGL; encoded by the coding sequence ATGATGACGATCAAAACTGGCAAAATCTCTGCGCTTTGCTTTGTGACACTGTTGGCGGCTTGCGCATCTGAAGTGCGGGTTGCGGCCCCCCAGACCGCACCGGAAACCCGCATCGCATCACGCTATTCCAGCCTTGAGGTGACCGAAGTCACCCTGCCCAGCTACGCCGCCGCCGAAGACATCTATTTCCGCGCCGCCGATGGCGCGATCTCTCCGACAGGGACACTTTGGGCCGATCTGCCCTCCCGTTCGATCACCTTGCAACTGGCGCGCGATCTGGGGGCGATCACCGGTGTGACCGTTGCGCCTGATCCGTGGCCCTTCCGCGCCTTTCCCGCCGCCAAGGTGGACGTGCGCATCGAAGAATTGCTGGCCACTGCCGAGGGCACTTTCCGGCTGTCAGGTCAGTTTTTCATTGCCCCCGAAGCAGATGGGCGCGCCACCGCAGGAGCCTTTGCCATCGAAGAACCAATTGTGGGCAAGCCGACCGAAGCAGCTGCAATCGCCGCCGCACGTGGACGGGCCGTGTCCAAACTGGCCGAAACAATCGCACAGGGCGGCCTTTGA